The Enterobacter mori genomic interval AGACGCCCTTCGCTAAAGTTAAAGTATCCATCAAGTGCACCAGACCAAAATACGTGCTGGTAGGCATTGCTTTCATCCGCAGAAAACTCAGTATCGGTTCTCACCTCGATCAGTTCATGGTCGAGAATTTTTGCGACCATATCGGTATAGCCTTCTTTAGGCATACCCTGATATTTGTGGTTGAAGTAGTTATCATTGTAGTTAAAACGCAATGGGAGGCGTTTCAGAATGCTTGCCGGTAATTCAGTCGGTTCAACGCCCCACTGCTTACGCGTATAACCCCGGAAGAATGCTTCATAAAGCTCCCGGCCGATCATACTTATTGCCTGTTCTTCGAAGTTCTGCGGGTCAACAATAGATTTATCCGCTTTTGATTCGATGAAGGCTCGAGCTTCATCCGGACGCAGCGTTTTATTGAAGAACTGGTTGATAGTGTGCAGGTTAACAGGCAGCAGATAAACGTTGCCTTTGTAGACAGCTTTTACACGGTTGGTGTAAGGCATAAATTCTGAATAATCATTTACGAAATCCCAAACTTCTTTATCATCCGTGTGGAAGATATGAGGGCCGTAAACATGTAACATTACATTCGTCTGCGGATCACGTTCTGAATGGCAGTTACCTGCAATATGTGAGCGCTTATCAAAAACAACGGATGATATTCCTTGCTCAGCTAACAGCCTGGCGATAACGGCCCCAGAGATACCTGCTCCAACAATAGCGACTGTCATTTTGTTCCCCAAAAATGTCGTTTTAATAATCCAATACCTTTCAAAACCAAGTTCTCACCATCAATATTGACCACCGGCATATATTTGATGCTCAGCCGATCGCGCTGATGATAAAGCCATACGTTGA includes:
- the glf gene encoding UDP-galactopyranose mutase, producing the protein MTVAIVGAGISGAVIARLLAEQGISSVVFDKRSHIAGNCHSERDPQTNVMLHVYGPHIFHTDDKEVWDFVNDYSEFMPYTNRVKAVYKGNVYLLPVNLHTINQFFNKTLRPDEARAFIESKADKSIVDPQNFEEQAISMIGRELYEAFFRGYTRKQWGVEPTELPASILKRLPLRFNYNDNYFNHKYQGMPKEGYTDMVAKILDHELIEVRTDTEFSADESNAYQHVFWSGALDGYFNFSEGRLGYRTLDFEKFSAEGDYQGTAVINYCEEDVPYTRITEHKHFSPWESHENTTCYREFSRLCTENDVPYYPIRMVKEKELLNRYLDKAQALSNTTFVGRLGTYRYLDMDVTIREAIDVAKKYLECQRNQEPMPVFNINPR